The following coding sequences are from one Gossypium hirsutum isolate 1008001.06 chromosome A12, Gossypium_hirsutum_v2.1, whole genome shotgun sequence window:
- the LOC107928694 gene encoding trihelix transcription factor GT-1 isoform X1: protein MYLSEKPRSIDLYKEEGPATASDMIIEVTTNGDLPPHHHHHHHPPPQQQQIILGESSCEDPEVKAPKKRAETWVQDETRSLIAIRREMDGLFNTSKSNKHLWEQISAKMREKGFDRSPTMCTDKWRNLLKEFKKAKHQDRGSGSAKMSYYKEIEEILRERTKNAYKSPTPPPKVDSYMHFADKGFEDAGMSFGPVEASCRPILNLERRLDHEGHPLAVAAADAVAASGVPPWNWRETPGNGVDCQAYGGRVITVKFGEYTRRIGIDGSADAIRDAIKSAFRLRTKRAFLLEDEDHIVHSLDREMPLGNYTLHLDEGLPIKVCLYDESDHIPVHTEEKIFYVEDDYREYLLRRGYTGLREINGYRNVDNLDDLRTNAIYRGVS from the exons ATGTACTTATCGGAGAAACCCCGTTCCATAGATTTGTACAAGGAGGAAGGTCCTGCTACCGCCAGTGACATGATCATCGAGGTCACTACCAATGGGGATTTGCCacctcaccaccaccaccaccaccacccccCTCCTCAGCAGCAGCAAATTATCTTAGGTGAAAGCAGCTGCGAAGACCCAGAAGTCAAAGCCCCCAAGAAACGAGCCGAGACCTGGGTTCAAGACGAAACTCGAAGCCTTATCGCCATTCGGAGGGAAATGGATGGCCTTTTCAATACTTCGAAATCCAACAAGCACTTGTGGGAGCAGATATCGGCTAAAATGAGAGAGAAAGGGTTCGATCGATCCCCAACTATGTGTACAGACAAATGGAGGAACTTGTTGAAGGAGTTTAAAAAAGCTAAGCATCAAGATAGAGGGAGTGGGTCTGCTAAGATGTCTTACTATAAGGAAATTGAAGAGATTTTAAGGGAGAGAACGAAGAATGCTTATAAGAGTCCAACTCCTCCTCCTAAGGTTGATTCTTATATGCATTTCGCTGACAAGG GTTTTGAGGATGCTGGCATGTCATTTGGCCCTGTTGAag CTAGTTGTAGGCCAATACTTAATCTTGAAAGACGTTTAGATCATGAGGGCCATCCTCTTGCTGTCGCTGCAGCTGATGCAGTTGCAGCCAGTGGGGTTCCTCCTTGGAATTGGAGAGAGACCCctggaaatg GTGTGGACTGCCAAGCATATGGAGGAAGGGTTATAACCGTCAAGTTTGGGGAGTACACCAGAAGGATTGGTATAGATGGTTCTGCTGATGCCATCCGAGATGCAATTAAGTCTGCTTTTAGATTGAGAACTAAGCGTGCGTTTCTGTTGGAGGATGAAGACCACATTGTTCATAGCCTTGACAGGGAGATGCCTTTAGGGAATTATACTCTCCACCTTGATGAAG GTTTGCCTATAAAAGTTTGCCTTTATGATGAGTCGGATCATATACCAGTCCACACAGAGGAGAAGATCTTTTATGTAGAAGATGATTACCGTGAATATCTACTCCGTCGAGGCTACACAGGTCTCAGGGAGATTAATGGATACAGAAACGTTGACAATTTGGACGACCTTAGAACTAATGCCATATATCGAGGTGTGAGTTGA
- the LOC107928694 gene encoding trihelix transcription factor GT-1 isoform X2 encodes MYLSEKPRSIDLYKEEGPATASDMIIEVTTNGDLPPHHHHHHHPPPQQQQIILGESSCEDPEVKAPKKRAETWVQDETRSLIAIRREMDGLFNTSKSNKHLWEQISAKMREKGFDRSPTMCTDKWRNLLKEFKKAKHQDRGSGSAKMSYYKEIEEILRERTKNAYKSPTPPPKVDSYMHFADKGFEDAGMSFGPVEGVDCQAYGGRVITVKFGEYTRRIGIDGSADAIRDAIKSAFRLRTKRAFLLEDEDHIVHSLDREMPLGNYTLHLDEGLPIKVCLYDESDHIPVHTEEKIFYVEDDYREYLLRRGYTGLREINGYRNVDNLDDLRTNAIYRGVS; translated from the exons ATGTACTTATCGGAGAAACCCCGTTCCATAGATTTGTACAAGGAGGAAGGTCCTGCTACCGCCAGTGACATGATCATCGAGGTCACTACCAATGGGGATTTGCCacctcaccaccaccaccaccaccacccccCTCCTCAGCAGCAGCAAATTATCTTAGGTGAAAGCAGCTGCGAAGACCCAGAAGTCAAAGCCCCCAAGAAACGAGCCGAGACCTGGGTTCAAGACGAAACTCGAAGCCTTATCGCCATTCGGAGGGAAATGGATGGCCTTTTCAATACTTCGAAATCCAACAAGCACTTGTGGGAGCAGATATCGGCTAAAATGAGAGAGAAAGGGTTCGATCGATCCCCAACTATGTGTACAGACAAATGGAGGAACTTGTTGAAGGAGTTTAAAAAAGCTAAGCATCAAGATAGAGGGAGTGGGTCTGCTAAGATGTCTTACTATAAGGAAATTGAAGAGATTTTAAGGGAGAGAACGAAGAATGCTTATAAGAGTCCAACTCCTCCTCCTAAGGTTGATTCTTATATGCATTTCGCTGACAAGG GTTTTGAGGATGCTGGCATGTCATTTGGCCCTGTTGAag GTGTGGACTGCCAAGCATATGGAGGAAGGGTTATAACCGTCAAGTTTGGGGAGTACACCAGAAGGATTGGTATAGATGGTTCTGCTGATGCCATCCGAGATGCAATTAAGTCTGCTTTTAGATTGAGAACTAAGCGTGCGTTTCTGTTGGAGGATGAAGACCACATTGTTCATAGCCTTGACAGGGAGATGCCTTTAGGGAATTATACTCTCCACCTTGATGAAG GTTTGCCTATAAAAGTTTGCCTTTATGATGAGTCGGATCATATACCAGTCCACACAGAGGAGAAGATCTTTTATGTAGAAGATGATTACCGTGAATATCTACTCCGTCGAGGCTACACAGGTCTCAGGGAGATTAATGGATACAGAAACGTTGACAATTTGGACGACCTTAGAACTAATGCCATATATCGAGGTGTGAGTTGA